A genomic region of Streptomyces sp. NBC_00247 contains the following coding sequences:
- a CDS encoding aroma-sacti cluster domain-containing protein → MTDRQHALQQLREAGFSLDAFTEEQQEVLEELGPDELSLLLDIKSRLDEAGPDVQAHAEIAGGALF, encoded by the coding sequence ATGACCGATCGGCAGCACGCCCTGCAACAGCTGCGGGAGGCCGGCTTCTCCCTCGACGCCTTCACCGAGGAGCAGCAGGAGGTCCTGGAGGAGCTCGGCCCGGACGAACTCTCCCTGCTCCTCGACATCAAGAGCCGGCTCGACGAGGCCGGGCCCGACGTGCAGGCCCACGCCGAGATCGCCGGCGGCGCCCTCTTCTGA
- a CDS encoding S8 family peptidase — MTATAPTAATRRGGLTWSLRDKSPEDIAVTADGVLAGHRQEPRQGTGRGVRVCVVDSGVEPGHPMIGPLGGSWVAVQGEDGIEVRATDTGDTCGHGTACAGIIRRTAPDCEIHSVRVLGERFSGTGGILLAGLRWAVEQNFDVINLSLSTTKARFAEELHALADAAYFDRTVIVASAHNSPVESFPWRFASVISVGSHQEDDPGLHLYNPDPPVEFFAPGQNVEVPWLGGTSIRSTGNSFATPYIAGLCARFLSANPRMTTFQLKNALYLSAANVRVPDRSPEGA; from the coding sequence ATGACCGCCACCGCTCCCACGGCCGCCACCAGGCGCGGCGGGCTCACCTGGAGCCTGCGCGACAAGAGCCCCGAGGACATCGCCGTCACCGCGGACGGAGTGCTCGCGGGCCATCGGCAGGAGCCCCGCCAGGGCACCGGGCGCGGGGTCCGGGTGTGCGTGGTGGATTCCGGTGTCGAACCCGGCCATCCGATGATCGGCCCGCTCGGCGGCTCCTGGGTCGCCGTCCAGGGCGAGGACGGCATCGAGGTGCGGGCCACCGACACCGGCGACACCTGCGGCCACGGCACCGCCTGTGCCGGAATCATCCGCCGTACCGCACCCGACTGCGAGATCCACAGCGTCCGGGTGCTCGGCGAACGCTTCTCCGGAACCGGCGGCATCCTCCTCGCGGGTCTCCGGTGGGCCGTGGAACAGAACTTCGACGTGATCAACCTCAGCCTCTCGACCACGAAGGCCCGCTTCGCCGAGGAACTGCACGCGCTCGCGGACGCCGCCTACTTCGACCGCACCGTGATCGTCGCCTCCGCGCACAACTCGCCCGTGGAGAGCTTCCCCTGGCGGTTCGCCTCGGTGATCTCCGTCGGCAGCCACCAGGAGGACGACCCCGGACTGCACCTCTACAACCCCGACCCGCCCGTGGAGTTCTTCGCCCCGGGCCAGAACGTGGAGGTGCCCTGGCTCGGCGGCACCTCCATCCGCAGCACCGGCAACAGCTTCGCCACGCCCTACATCGCCGGGCTCTGCGCCCGGTTCCTCTCCGCGAACCCCCGCATGACGACCTTCCAGTTGAAGAACGCCCTCTACCTCTCCGCAGCCAACGTCCGTGTACCCGACCGCAGCCCCGAAGGTGCCTGA
- a CDS encoding GAF domain-containing protein, with translation MSSAAEPAAHSAQPVALELLQSVVDVARAIFGAQASSVFLLDEETNELVFQAVSGQGEEFLVGRRFPADRGIAGWVVVSGEPMIVDRLSQNAAFDRDFARSTAYVPDALMAVPLLRDHQVLGVLEVLDPSPQARSSLGELDLLMMFARQAATALRLVTHHRPAAALALAPDDRATANRLLSQLHELLGPPGTP, from the coding sequence ATGTCCTCTGCCGCCGAGCCCGCCGCGCACTCCGCCCAGCCCGTCGCCCTCGAACTGCTCCAGTCGGTCGTCGACGTCGCGAGAGCCATCTTCGGCGCCCAGGCCAGCTCCGTCTTCCTCCTCGACGAGGAGACCAACGAGCTGGTGTTCCAGGCCGTCTCCGGCCAGGGTGAGGAGTTCCTCGTCGGACGCCGGTTCCCCGCCGACCGGGGGATCGCCGGATGGGTCGTCGTCTCCGGCGAGCCGATGATCGTCGACCGGCTCTCGCAGAACGCCGCGTTCGACCGTGACTTCGCCCGGTCGACCGCGTACGTGCCCGACGCGCTGATGGCCGTCCCCCTGCTGCGCGACCATCAGGTGCTGGGCGTCCTCGAAGTGCTCGACCCGTCCCCGCAGGCCCGGTCCAGCCTGGGCGAGCTCGACCTGCTGATGATGTTCGCCCGGCAGGCCGCGACGGCCCTGCGCCTGGTCACCCACCACCGGCCGGCCGCCGCCCTCGCGCTCGCCCCCGACGACCGCGCCACGGCGAACCGCCTTCTCAGCCAGCTCCACGAACTCCTCGGCCCGCCCGGTACGCCCTGA
- a CDS encoding iron-containing redox enzyme family protein has product MLRTRLALAEPTLRAACAALWHPDGLRPRYLRYLAAMHGLIRASVPLMESAARRCAETPGDPLAERLGRYLAAHVEEERDHDAWLLDDLAAAGGDGAALLAAQPPAAVAELAGAQYYWIEHHHPVVLLGYILTLEHHAPSPLLARRLARDTGLPPAAFRTVHEHAALDGGHAADLDALLDALPLTPAQLTAVAVGALHAADGITRLFVRLTAPGGQP; this is encoded by the coding sequence GTGCTGCGCACCCGGCTGGCGCTCGCGGAGCCCACCCTGCGGGCGGCCTGCGCGGCGCTGTGGCACCCCGACGGACTCCGGCCGCGCTACCTCCGCTACCTCGCCGCCATGCACGGGCTGATCCGGGCCTCCGTACCGCTCATGGAGTCGGCCGCCCGCCGCTGTGCGGAGACTCCCGGCGACCCGCTCGCCGAACGGCTGGGCCGCTACCTCGCCGCGCACGTCGAGGAGGAACGCGACCACGACGCCTGGCTCCTCGACGACCTGGCCGCCGCCGGCGGCGACGGGGCCGCGCTGCTGGCCGCACAGCCCCCGGCCGCCGTCGCCGAACTCGCCGGCGCCCAGTACTACTGGATCGAGCACCACCACCCGGTCGTCCTGCTCGGCTACATCCTCACCCTGGAGCACCACGCGCCCTCGCCCCTGCTGGCCCGACGGCTCGCACGGGACACCGGCCTGCCACCGGCGGCCTTCCGCACCGTGCACGAACACGCCGCACTCGACGGCGGCCACGCCGCCGACCTCGACGCCCTGCTCGACGCGCTGCCGCTGACCCCCGCGCAACTCACCGCGGTGGCCGTCGGCGCCCTCCACGCGGCGGACGGGATCACCCGTCTGTTCGTCAGGCTCACCGCACCCGGAGGCCAGCCATGA
- a CDS encoding helix-turn-helix transcriptional regulator, whose translation MSGPYSEQPREHRGATELLATGAARARAGKGGLVLLRGATGTGRTTVLENAVEAAAGQGMRVLRARCSAADASVPFGAVLQLLRSGAGSGAPALTCGGTDDEREHGDRLRQSLLARAGESSLVVAVDDVHLADAPSYRWLVETARHVDRLRLPVLLAVTERGQYDVGPPAPGFAHGLSPSLVRTHTLAPPTADAAAGLVRARFPSATGSWIEACTRAGAASPLLLRALLDDLEASGSLPAVPESAAALYPGAYAAAVSWWLENAGAGTAEVAGVLAALDEEPAGERPGRPGPGGGERPAEHPGRLLAELSGADPARVAGWLTAMTRLGLLCDEDGRPRYSHPLLRDAVLARVPATRRYAIHRAAAEATLRRGGPAETVAGHLLLSGPVGETWAPVALHAASTLALGAGRSRDAVAYLRRALEEPLSDRHRQRLLTELGSLEYAGSQTSAAIPRFTEALALAGTPRDRVSAAVALGTALAGRGSTRAALEVLRSADGQLAGHPGLASTLQGATVFLSDQDKTVRREVYQWLRDTTERTPELVSPAAQALLVRYAATAGLISADEAMRKVRVLLAEPSDPLAEPFLLSAAATVAQWADELDEAEELAGRLPHLSHPMHMALLHVRADIAASRGDYTRLPAGSSTVGATGPTPLHAHVLTGLVEAGRTAEARRLADAFDLREAPDSWGRNRLLHARGLQRAAGGDPAGALHDFLECGRRQTERQVVSPVVTPWRSSAALCCLVLDSPGQALALAEEELRLARVWGTPRTVGRALRVLGTVTGGRRGLLMGEEAVRLLRGAPAAVETELVSALTAQGRALTAAGERSHARRCLREACERAERLGATRLRTLAEQYLREGGARPGVTARTGAHSLTVSERRIARLAADGHTNTEIAGLLHLARRTVETHLTNTYRKLGIRRRVELVTSLGSD comes from the coding sequence ATGTCCGGACCATACAGTGAGCAACCGCGCGAGCACAGGGGTGCGACCGAACTTCTCGCGACCGGTGCCGCACGCGCCCGTGCGGGGAAGGGCGGTCTGGTGCTGCTGCGCGGGGCGACCGGCACCGGCCGGACGACCGTCCTGGAGAACGCCGTCGAGGCCGCCGCGGGGCAGGGCATGCGCGTGCTGCGGGCCCGCTGCTCCGCCGCCGACGCCTCCGTCCCCTTCGGCGCCGTCCTCCAACTCCTGCGCTCCGGGGCAGGGTCCGGGGCGCCGGCCCTCACCTGTGGGGGCACCGACGACGAGCGCGAACACGGCGACCGTCTGCGGCAGTCGCTGCTCGCCCGTGCCGGGGAGTCCTCGCTCGTCGTGGCCGTGGACGACGTGCACCTCGCCGACGCGCCCTCGTACCGGTGGCTGGTGGAGACCGCCCGGCACGTGGACCGGCTCCGGCTGCCGGTGCTGCTGGCCGTCACCGAACGCGGCCAGTACGACGTGGGCCCGCCGGCGCCGGGCTTCGCCCACGGCCTCTCCCCCTCCCTCGTCCGCACCCACACCCTCGCCCCGCCCACCGCCGACGCGGCGGCGGGCCTGGTGCGCGCACGGTTCCCCTCCGCCACCGGGTCGTGGATCGAGGCGTGTACGCGGGCCGGTGCCGCGAGCCCGCTGTTGCTGCGCGCCCTCCTCGACGACCTGGAAGCCTCCGGGAGCCTCCCGGCCGTACCCGAGAGTGCCGCCGCCCTCTACCCGGGCGCGTACGCGGCGGCGGTCTCGTGGTGGCTGGAGAACGCCGGGGCGGGCACCGCCGAGGTGGCGGGCGTCCTGGCGGCCCTGGACGAGGAGCCGGCCGGGGAACGACCCGGGCGCCCCGGCCCCGGTGGCGGGGAGCGGCCCGCGGAGCACCCGGGCCGGCTGCTCGCCGAACTGTCGGGCGCCGATCCGGCCCGGGTGGCGGGCTGGCTCACCGCGATGACCCGGCTGGGCTTACTGTGCGACGAAGACGGACGGCCCCGCTACTCCCACCCGTTGCTGCGGGACGCGGTCCTCGCCCGCGTGCCCGCGACCAGGCGGTACGCGATACACCGGGCGGCGGCCGAAGCGACCCTGCGCCGGGGCGGCCCCGCCGAGACGGTCGCCGGGCACCTGCTGCTCTCCGGTCCGGTGGGCGAGACCTGGGCGCCGGTCGCGCTGCACGCCGCCTCCACACTGGCGCTGGGCGCCGGACGGAGCCGCGACGCCGTCGCGTACCTGCGCCGCGCCCTGGAGGAACCGCTCTCCGACCGGCACCGGCAGCGGTTGCTGACCGAACTGGGCTCCCTGGAGTACGCGGGCTCCCAGACGTCGGCCGCGATACCGCGGTTCACCGAGGCGCTCGCACTGGCGGGCACGCCGCGTGACCGGGTCAGCGCGGCCGTCGCCCTGGGCACCGCGCTCGCCGGCCGGGGCAGCACCCGCGCCGCCCTGGAGGTGCTGCGCTCGGCGGACGGCCAGCTCGCCGGTCACCCCGGTCTGGCGAGCACTCTGCAGGGTGCCACCGTGTTCCTGTCCGACCAGGACAAGACGGTCCGCCGGGAGGTCTACCAGTGGCTGCGCGACACCACGGAACGCACTCCGGAGCTGGTCAGTCCGGCCGCCCAGGCCCTGCTCGTACGGTACGCGGCCACCGCCGGGCTGATCTCGGCGGACGAGGCCATGAGGAAGGTACGGGTCCTGCTCGCCGAACCGTCCGACCCACTCGCCGAACCGTTCCTGCTGAGCGCGGCGGCCACCGTCGCCCAGTGGGCCGACGAGCTCGACGAGGCCGAGGAGCTGGCCGGCCGGCTTCCCCACCTGTCGCACCCCATGCACATGGCGCTGCTCCACGTACGCGCCGACATCGCCGCCTCCCGGGGCGACTACACGCGGCTGCCGGCCGGATCGTCCACCGTCGGGGCCACCGGGCCCACCCCCCTGCACGCCCACGTGCTGACCGGGCTCGTGGAGGCCGGCCGCACGGCCGAGGCCCGGCGGCTCGCGGACGCCTTCGACCTGCGGGAGGCCCCGGACTCCTGGGGCCGCAACCGGCTCCTCCACGCGCGAGGGCTCCAGCGCGCCGCGGGGGGAGACCCGGCGGGTGCGCTGCACGACTTCCTGGAGTGCGGGCGCCGCCAGACCGAACGTCAGGTGGTCAGCCCGGTCGTCACCCCGTGGCGCTCGTCGGCCGCCCTGTGCTGCCTCGTCCTCGACAGCCCCGGACAGGCGCTCGCGCTGGCCGAGGAGGAACTGCGCCTGGCCCGTGTCTGGGGCACCCCGCGCACGGTGGGCCGCGCGCTGCGCGTCCTCGGCACGGTCACCGGCGGCCGCCGCGGTCTGCTGATGGGCGAGGAGGCCGTACGGCTGCTCAGGGGGGCGCCGGCCGCGGTCGAGACGGAACTGGTCAGCGCGCTGACCGCGCAGGGCAGAGCCCTGACCGCGGCGGGGGAGCGCTCCCACGCCCGCAGATGCCTGCGCGAGGCGTGCGAGCGCGCCGAGCGGCTCGGCGCCACGCGGCTGCGCACTCTGGCGGAGCAGTACCTGCGCGAGGGCGGCGCCCGCCCCGGCGTCACGGCCCGTACCGGCGCGCACTCCCTCACCGTCAGCGAGCGCCGCATCGCCCGGCTGGCCGCCGACGGCCACACGAACACCGAGATCGCCGGGCTGCTGCACCTGGCCCGGCGCACGGTCGAGACCCACCTCACCAACACCTACCGGAAGTTGGGGATACGCCGGCGCGTGGAGCTCGTCACGTCCCTGGGCTCGGACTGA
- a CDS encoding adenylate/guanylate cyclase domain-containing protein: MPCTYCRQSLPSGARFCPSCGTPCAEPPQGPADAPQEGRKVVTVLFCDMVGSTALSGALDPETLRGVTLRYFDLMGRQIETYGGTVEKFIGDAVMAVFGVPTVREDDARRALAASLGMLKALDGLNADLDATLGVRLGVRIGINTGRVVAGADTSARQALVSGETVNIAARLEQNAGPGEVLVGPDTLLAAGPTVRAEEVGPLALKGKTDRVVAHRLLGLGEDDPESLRRFDLRFVGRQRELASLDEVLADTAAGGGARLVTVSGEAGQGKTRLVREWLEHTAPAPAHGYGRCRPYGGRGSLAPLADALADLLPAHHHPPHPGAPPSATVPDDTGPHRTPRGGNPDDPCPCALHRAAAPAQRPALSEALAVLEGGLLLDGTPNPSVDETCGALLRVLTALAAPRPVVLVVDDCQWAAPLLLEVLDRLVTRLGDAAVLVVCPARPEAAETWCAPRGTAVTLTGLAPEECVLLAAELVVRADRLPDGPALLERTGGNPLHLEHLLSALDGDGGEDAGSSGFDSGGGPRGSDGDGLRLPAELPPTVQALLGARVDALGPVDRGALDLAAVLGREFTVHELTDLAGRGTPGRPALDPPALRPALLGLGRRRLIEPNPPPADPASYRFTSGLVQEVAYQCMSKRTRADLHAGAAALPSVRAAGPAGIGEHLELAHRYRCELGITDAETATLRRGAARALAEAGGRALDRSDLLRAEHLLSRAHALNLPGEPATVPTARRLGEVNLALGRTERGRALLSTALAALDHPEESAYARLALAVDAAPGADAVPDAARAVLPVFEASADDLGQARACLRLAQHYQGRGRHGEADRLLLRALGRAVGADAEPERAAALGAIGVSLWRGPEPVESAVGRCRALLAEHGRGRRTVQVTLNLPLAVLLALRDEHDAAREHLALAGRLAHELGFAEAGVFLPLFGAAVHSAAREHSAALGLLGEADRAARALGAPSPLRTITLESARLHLDTGDAEEARRVLDGDAGQVVAAGGLDAETADHDGLRARLAAGRGDADRALRLAARSARAADRTDSPLVRAQAALDEAHTLRLLGLGPESAAAAGRAGRWFGTKGHAPGVRWAAALLPAGSTVPGGPPAPGTVPEPDVSRREVTT; encoded by the coding sequence ATGCCCTGCACCTACTGCCGCCAGTCGCTGCCCTCCGGCGCCCGGTTCTGCCCGTCCTGCGGTACGCCGTGCGCCGAACCCCCGCAGGGCCCGGCGGACGCGCCGCAAGAGGGCCGCAAGGTGGTGACCGTGCTCTTCTGCGACATGGTCGGGTCCACCGCGCTCTCCGGCGCCCTCGACCCGGAGACCCTGCGCGGTGTGACCCTGCGCTACTTCGACCTCATGGGCCGCCAGATCGAGACCTACGGCGGCACGGTGGAGAAGTTCATCGGCGACGCCGTGATGGCCGTGTTCGGCGTACCGACGGTGCGGGAGGACGACGCGCGGCGGGCCCTGGCGGCCTCCCTGGGCATGCTGAAGGCCCTCGACGGGCTCAACGCCGACCTCGACGCCACTCTCGGGGTGCGCCTCGGTGTCCGTATCGGCATCAACACGGGCCGGGTCGTCGCGGGGGCCGACACCTCCGCGAGGCAGGCCCTCGTCTCCGGCGAGACCGTCAACATCGCCGCCCGGCTCGAACAGAACGCGGGCCCCGGCGAGGTGCTCGTCGGCCCGGACACCCTCCTCGCCGCCGGTCCCACCGTGCGGGCCGAGGAGGTCGGTCCCCTCGCGCTCAAGGGCAAGACGGACCGGGTCGTCGCCCACCGCCTGCTCGGTCTCGGTGAGGACGACCCGGAGTCGCTGCGCCGCTTCGATCTGCGCTTCGTCGGCCGGCAGCGTGAACTGGCCTCCCTGGACGAGGTGCTGGCCGACACGGCGGCGGGCGGCGGCGCCCGCCTGGTCACCGTCTCCGGCGAGGCGGGACAGGGCAAGACCCGGCTGGTCCGCGAGTGGCTGGAACACACCGCCCCCGCCCCCGCCCACGGCTACGGGCGCTGCCGGCCCTACGGCGGCCGGGGCAGCCTCGCCCCGCTCGCCGACGCCCTGGCCGACCTGCTCCCCGCGCACCACCACCCCCCGCACCCGGGCGCGCCGCCCTCCGCGACCGTCCCCGACGACACCGGTCCGCACCGCACACCCCGGGGCGGGAACCCCGACGATCCCTGCCCCTGCGCCCTGCACCGGGCGGCGGCCCCGGCACAACGCCCCGCCCTCTCCGAGGCCCTGGCCGTACTCGAAGGCGGCCTGCTCCTCGACGGCACGCCCAACCCCTCGGTGGACGAGACCTGCGGCGCCCTCCTGCGGGTGCTGACCGCACTCGCCGCCCCGCGACCGGTCGTCCTCGTCGTCGACGACTGCCAGTGGGCGGCCCCCCTGCTGCTGGAGGTCCTCGACCGGCTCGTCACCCGGCTCGGCGACGCCGCCGTACTCGTCGTCTGCCCGGCCCGCCCCGAAGCCGCCGAGACCTGGTGCGCCCCGCGGGGCACCGCGGTGACCCTCACCGGGCTGGCCCCGGAGGAGTGCGTACTCCTCGCCGCCGAACTCGTCGTCCGGGCCGACCGCCTCCCGGACGGTCCGGCCCTGCTCGAACGCACCGGCGGCAACCCGCTCCACCTGGAACACCTGCTCTCGGCCCTCGACGGGGACGGCGGCGAGGACGCCGGAAGCAGCGGGTTCGACAGCGGGGGCGGCCCGCGGGGGAGTGACGGCGACGGGCTCCGGCTGCCCGCCGAACTGCCCCCGACCGTGCAGGCGCTCCTCGGCGCCCGGGTCGACGCCCTGGGCCCCGTCGACCGCGGCGCCCTCGACCTCGCCGCCGTGCTGGGCCGCGAGTTCACCGTCCACGAGCTCACCGACCTCGCCGGCCGGGGAACGCCGGGCAGGCCCGCCCTGGACCCGCCCGCGCTCCGCCCCGCCCTGCTCGGGCTCGGTCGCCGCCGGCTGATCGAACCGAATCCGCCGCCGGCCGACCCCGCCTCGTACCGCTTCACCAGCGGGCTCGTCCAGGAGGTCGCCTACCAGTGCATGTCCAAGCGCACCCGCGCCGACCTGCACGCCGGCGCCGCCGCCCTCCCCTCGGTCCGTGCCGCCGGCCCCGCGGGCATCGGCGAACACCTCGAACTCGCCCACCGCTACCGGTGCGAACTCGGCATCACCGACGCGGAGACCGCGACGCTGCGGCGCGGCGCGGCCCGGGCGCTCGCCGAGGCGGGAGGCCGTGCCCTCGACCGCTCCGACCTCCTGCGCGCGGAGCACCTGCTCTCGCGCGCGCACGCCCTCAACCTGCCCGGGGAGCCCGCCACCGTGCCGACCGCCCGAAGGCTCGGCGAGGTCAACCTCGCCCTCGGCCGTACCGAGCGGGGCCGCGCCCTGCTCTCCACGGCGCTCGCCGCCCTCGACCACCCCGAGGAGAGCGCCTACGCGCGGCTCGCCCTCGCCGTGGACGCCGCCCCGGGCGCCGACGCCGTTCCGGACGCCGCGCGGGCGGTGCTGCCGGTCTTCGAGGCGTCCGCCGACGACCTCGGCCAGGCCCGCGCGTGCCTGCGGCTCGCCCAGCACTACCAGGGGCGAGGCCGCCACGGTGAGGCCGACCGGCTGCTGCTCCGCGCGCTCGGCCGGGCCGTCGGGGCCGACGCCGAACCCGAACGGGCCGCCGCCCTGGGCGCGATCGGCGTCTCCCTCTGGCGGGGTCCCGAGCCGGTGGAGTCCGCCGTGGGCCGGTGCCGTGCCCTCCTCGCCGAACACGGCCGGGGCCGGCGCACCGTACAGGTCACGCTCAACCTTCCGCTGGCCGTCCTCCTCGCCCTGCGGGACGAGCACGACGCGGCCCGCGAACACCTCGCGCTCGCCGGCCGGCTCGCCCACGAACTCGGCTTCGCCGAGGCCGGTGTCTTCCTCCCGCTCTTCGGCGCGGCGGTGCACTCGGCCGCCCGCGAGCACTCCGCCGCCCTCGGACTGCTCGGCGAGGCGGACCGGGCCGCCCGGGCCCTGGGGGCCCCGTCGCCGTTGCGCACCATCACCCTGGAGTCCGCACGGCTCCACCTGGACACCGGTGACGCCGAGGAGGCCCGCCGCGTCCTCGACGGCGACGCCGGGCAGGTGGTCGCGGCCGGTGGCCTCGACGCCGAGACCGCCGACCACGACGGGCTGCGGGCGCGCCTCGCGGCGGGCCGGGGCGACGCCGACCGCGCCCTGCGGCTCGCCGCGCGGTCCGCCCGGGCCGCGGACCGGACGGACTCCCCGCTCGTACGGGCCCAGGCCGCGCTGGACGAGGCCCACACGCTGCGGCTGCTCGGCCTCGGCCCGGAATCGGCGGCGGCCGCCGGCCGCGCGGGACGGTGGTTCGGTACGAAGGGGCACGCGCCCGGGGTCCGTTGGGCCGCCGCCCTGCTGCCGGCCGGCAGCACCGTACCCGGCGGCCCCCCGGCGCCCGGAACCGTACCGGAGCCGGACGTGAGCAGAAGGGAAGTCACCACATGA
- a CDS encoding radical SAM protein, translating into MELGELIALRPVPAAGLLLTLTRRCPLSCAHCSTSSTAAGEQTAADLLRGFVASFTAANAPRVVLLTGGEPLLRPDLAAGIAELARAVGTRTALLSGMFFARGGGRVPARIMRAITAADHFSASLDVHHEREVARADVFAAVHRVLDAGVPASFHLTGTGPDDPYLVDVVAAVRAEFADRVPMLVNDVRPVGRAASWTGAAVRRDGTDGGAAVPCPMAAWPTVAFDGTVVACCGQRTVDARPVPAHLLLGHLAEDDWETVRARSLGSPVLRMLRVVGPGHLSARYAPGAPDLGRCGTCRALADRPDALAGAARDGSGPVGELLDRHSAHAQLASGPVEFVRRHGTRAYAGLVSPAPEGGRP; encoded by the coding sequence GTGGAACTGGGCGAGCTGATCGCACTGCGCCCCGTCCCGGCCGCCGGGCTCCTGCTGACGCTCACCCGTCGCTGCCCGCTGTCCTGCGCCCACTGCTCGACCTCCTCCACGGCGGCGGGCGAGCAGACCGCCGCGGACCTGCTGCGCGGCTTCGTCGCCTCCTTCACCGCGGCCAACGCCCCCCGGGTCGTGCTGCTCACCGGCGGCGAACCGTTGCTGCGCCCGGACCTCGCCGCCGGCATCGCCGAGCTGGCCCGCGCGGTGGGTACCCGTACCGCCCTGCTGAGCGGCATGTTCTTCGCCCGGGGCGGCGGGCGGGTGCCCGCGCGGATCATGCGGGCGATCACCGCGGCCGACCACTTCTCGGCCAGCCTCGACGTCCACCACGAACGCGAGGTGGCGCGCGCCGACGTGTTCGCCGCCGTACACCGCGTCCTCGACGCAGGGGTCCCCGCGAGCTTCCACCTGACCGGTACGGGACCCGACGACCCGTACCTGGTCGACGTGGTCGCCGCCGTCCGCGCCGAGTTCGCCGACCGGGTGCCGATGCTGGTGAACGACGTCCGGCCGGTCGGCCGCGCCGCGTCCTGGACCGGTGCCGCCGTCCGGCGGGACGGTACGGACGGCGGTGCGGCGGTGCCCTGTCCGATGGCGGCCTGGCCGACGGTGGCCTTCGACGGCACGGTCGTGGCCTGCTGCGGTCAGCGGACGGTGGACGCCCGTCCGGTACCCGCCCACCTGCTCCTCGGGCACCTGGCCGAGGACGACTGGGAGACGGTACGCGCCCGCTCCCTCGGCTCCCCGGTGCTGCGGATGCTCCGCGTCGTGGGCCCGGGACACCTCAGCGCCCGGTACGCGCCCGGAGCGCCCGACCTCGGACGGTGCGGTACCTGCCGGGCGCTCGCCGACCGGCCCGACGCGCTGGCGGGAGCCGCGCGGGACGGTTCCGGGCCGGTCGGCGAGCTCCTCGACCGGCACAGTGCGCACGCCCAACTCGCTTCGGGACCGGTCGAGTTCGTCCGCCGACACGGCACCCGTGCCTACGCCGGCCTGGTCTCCCCCGCTCCGGAAGGGGGCCGGCCGTGA